A single region of the Salicibibacter cibi genome encodes:
- the ald gene encoding alanine dehydrogenase, giving the protein MKIGIPKEIKNNENRVAVTPAEVFQLRDAGHEVIVESEAGIGAGFTDREYEKSGGVIATAAKDAWNNEMVMKVKEPLPEEYGYFYEGLILFAYLHLAADERLTQALIDAKVTGIAYETIQWEDGSLPLLTPMSEVAGRMASQIGAQFLEKMKGGRGVLLSGLPGVQRGKVCIIGGGVVGTNAAKIAVGLGADVIIIDLDASRLREIDDLFGNDVQTLMSNPVNIAETVKEADLVIGAVLIPGAKPPTLITDEMVQTMKENAVILDVAVDQGGIVETIDQITTHDDPIYYKHDVVHYAVANIPSTVPRTATIGLTTTTIPYALQIANHGFKKASSNHSVIQKGINTFDGYVTHQAVAKAHGIAYEDIFGQIIEKV; this is encoded by the coding sequence TTGAAAATCGGGATTCCAAAAGAAATTAAAAACAACGAAAATCGTGTTGCAGTCACCCCGGCAGAGGTATTCCAGTTAAGAGATGCCGGGCATGAAGTTATCGTCGAATCAGAAGCAGGGATAGGAGCCGGGTTTACAGATCGGGAGTACGAGAAGTCAGGGGGCGTAATAGCTACTGCAGCCAAGGATGCGTGGAATAATGAAATGGTCATGAAAGTAAAAGAGCCATTGCCGGAAGAGTACGGCTACTTTTACGAAGGATTAATTTTGTTTGCTTACTTGCATCTGGCAGCAGATGAAAGATTAACACAAGCTTTAATCGACGCAAAAGTAACGGGTATAGCGTATGAAACCATTCAATGGGAGGATGGAAGCCTCCCCTTGTTAACTCCTATGAGTGAAGTTGCAGGGCGTATGGCTTCACAAATTGGTGCTCAATTCTTGGAAAAAATGAAAGGGGGACGAGGAGTTCTTCTTAGTGGGCTTCCTGGTGTCCAACGTGGCAAAGTATGCATTATCGGCGGAGGTGTCGTAGGGACGAATGCTGCTAAAATTGCTGTAGGCCTGGGGGCTGATGTAATAATAATTGATCTCGATGCCTCGAGGCTCCGTGAAATCGATGACTTATTTGGAAATGACGTTCAAACATTGATGTCTAACCCGGTAAATATTGCAGAAACTGTAAAAGAAGCTGACCTTGTGATTGGAGCGGTTTTAATCCCCGGCGCAAAACCACCTACACTTATAACTGACGAGATGGTTCAAACAATGAAAGAGAATGCAGTCATCCTTGATGTTGCTGTTGATCAAGGGGGAATTGTGGAGACAATCGATCAAATAACCACCCATGACGATCCGATTTATTATAAGCATGACGTCGTGCATTATGCAGTGGCCAATATACCAAGTACTGTACCGAGAACAGCTACGATTGGTCTTACGACTACTACGATCCCTTATGCTTTGCAGATCGCAAACCATGGTTTTAAGAAAGCTAGTTCGAACCACTCTGTGATTCAAAAAGGGATTAACACGTTCGATGGATATGTTACTCATCAAGCAGTGGCAAAGGCTCACGGCATTGCGTATGAAGACATATTCGGACAAATCATTGAGAAAGTGTAG
- a CDS encoding aspartate aminotransferase family protein, whose protein sequence is MSQKTSQETLYEKDEQYMWHHLKPYQKDQNPMVIDSAKGAWITDIEGNSYLDGMSGLWCVNAGYGREEMVEAASEQLQQMPFHPLSNSHIPGIQLAEKLNQWLRDDYRIFFSNSGSEANETAFKIARQYHHQNGEPQRYKFISRYRAYHGNTLGALAATGQAQRKFRYEPLAPGFIHVHAPDEYHLPSGQSFEAWSLECARMMEDTIKWERPETVAAVIMEPIITGGGVLIPHPSYVKEVEKICKKYGLLLINDEVICGFGRTGENFGYQNYGIEPDIVTMAKGITSGYLPLAATAVKQELYEPFKGEEESDHFRQVNTFGGNPAACKLAIKNMEIMEEENLVARSKALGKKIMEDIQPLEDHPNVGNIRQMGLLFGIELVANKETKEPISNEAIGNMIAECKSRGLIVGKNADTVAGHSNTLTLAPPLSITDEDAEMIVRTLKEVFHE, encoded by the coding sequence ATGAGTCAGAAAACATCACAGGAAACCCTGTACGAAAAAGACGAACAATATATGTGGCATCATTTAAAACCTTATCAAAAGGATCAAAACCCAATGGTGATCGATAGCGCAAAAGGTGCATGGATTACCGATATTGAAGGCAACAGCTATTTGGACGGGATGTCGGGATTATGGTGTGTAAACGCTGGTTACGGGCGCGAAGAAATGGTTGAAGCAGCGAGTGAGCAGCTTCAACAAATGCCCTTCCACCCGCTTTCGAACAGTCACATTCCCGGTATCCAACTGGCTGAAAAGCTTAATCAATGGCTTAGAGACGACTATCGGATTTTCTTTTCAAACAGCGGATCGGAAGCAAATGAAACCGCTTTTAAAATTGCAAGGCAGTACCATCACCAAAATGGGGAACCGCAGCGTTATAAATTCATTTCCCGGTATCGTGCCTATCATGGCAATACATTGGGAGCGCTTGCCGCTACGGGTCAAGCACAGCGCAAGTTTCGGTATGAACCGCTTGCTCCGGGGTTCATTCATGTCCATGCCCCTGATGAATACCATCTTCCATCCGGCCAGTCATTTGAAGCGTGGAGCTTGGAATGCGCTCGCATGATGGAAGATACGATCAAATGGGAGCGGCCGGAAACCGTGGCTGCCGTCATCATGGAACCGATCATCACCGGCGGCGGTGTATTGATCCCTCATCCTTCTTATGTTAAGGAAGTTGAAAAGATCTGCAAAAAATATGGGCTCCTTTTGATTAATGATGAAGTGATTTGCGGTTTTGGACGCACTGGTGAAAACTTTGGTTACCAAAATTACGGGATTGAGCCTGATATCGTAACGATGGCCAAAGGAATTACCAGCGGGTACTTACCGTTGGCGGCGACAGCCGTAAAACAAGAACTCTATGAGCCTTTTAAAGGGGAAGAGGAAAGCGATCATTTTCGACAAGTGAATACGTTTGGGGGCAATCCCGCCGCTTGTAAATTAGCAATCAAAAATATGGAAATTATGGAAGAGGAGAACTTAGTTGCTCGCTCTAAAGCGTTAGGAAAAAAAATCATGGAAGACATTCAGCCATTGGAAGATCATCCAAACGTCGGTAACATTCGACAAATGGGCTTGCTTTTCGGGATCGAGCTCGTGGCAAATAAAGAAACAAAAGAGCCGATTTCAAATGAAGCAATTGGTAATATGATCGCTGAGTGTAAATCTAGGGGTCTGATTGTCGGCAAAAATGCGGATACCGTTGCGGGGCATAGCAATACGTTAACCCTGGCCCCACCTCTCAGCATAACCGATGAAGATGCGGAAATGATTGTGCGGACGTTGAAAGAGGTTTTTCATGAATGA
- a CDS encoding YkvI family membrane protein yields MKNSLRVAGAIVGTIIGAGYASGQEVLQFFSSSGWIGTLGAIITIGLYPLICYYVVVLGQRFQSSSHKNVIYQICGKYLGFVVDILLAFFYFGLGVTMVAGSGALFSQQFEITPVFGYMILTIFVILTLILNIRTIVTILSWITPYAFVLFIILAIYSISISSLEISELDSVAMNQLSASPHWLLSAILHVSFNLGVGFAMMVVIGGAEKDKKATRRGAIIGGIILGLIALIVHLAVYLNIDMLENAEMPMLILATDISPIVGILMALALLGMIFSSTVPYLYAFTARFFQADTRQFNIAVVFVGIAAFSLGFVGFSDLVNTVYPLMGYLGFVLIGALVVNVFKTRRQKINTAGSKKEV; encoded by the coding sequence ATGAAAAATAGCCTCCGTGTTGCTGGTGCTATAGTAGGTACAATTATTGGAGCCGGTTATGCCTCAGGTCAGGAAGTTCTTCAATTTTTTTCAAGTTCTGGATGGATAGGGACTTTAGGAGCTATTATTACTATTGGACTTTATCCTTTAATTTGTTATTACGTAGTAGTATTGGGACAAAGGTTTCAAAGTTCTTCTCATAAAAATGTTATCTATCAAATTTGTGGAAAATACCTTGGTTTTGTAGTTGATATTTTGTTAGCGTTTTTCTATTTTGGCCTTGGTGTAACAATGGTAGCAGGTAGTGGCGCACTTTTTTCACAACAATTTGAAATAACTCCAGTATTCGGATATATGATTTTGACTATTTTTGTTATATTGACATTAATTTTAAACATAAGAACAATAGTGACAATACTTAGCTGGATTACTCCATATGCATTCGTATTATTTATCATCTTAGCGATTTATTCTATATCGATCAGTAGTCTTGAAATTTCAGAATTAGATAGTGTCGCGATGAATCAGCTTTCCGCTTCTCCTCATTGGTTGTTAAGTGCAATTCTTCATGTATCGTTTAACCTTGGTGTAGGTTTTGCAATGATGGTGGTTATAGGGGGAGCAGAAAAAGATAAAAAAGCAACTAGGCGAGGAGCTATCATAGGGGGGATAATCCTTGGTCTTATAGCATTAATCGTCCATCTAGCCGTCTATTTGAACATTGATATGCTAGAAAATGCCGAAATGCCAATGTTAATACTTGCTACAGATATTAGCCCGATAGTTGGCATCTTAATGGCTTTAGCTCTATTGGGTATGATTTTTAGTTCAACAGTGCCTTACTTATATGCATTTACTGCTCGATTTTTTCAAGCGGATACACGTCAGTTTAATATAGCTGTCGTTTTTGTGGGTATAGCCGCTTTCTCATTAGGCTTTGTAGGCTTTTCTGATTTAGTGAACACCGTTTATCCTCTGATGGGATACCTAGGTTTTGTTCTAATAGGAGCTTTGGTTGTGAATGTATTTAAAACCAGAAGACAGAAAATAAATACAGCAGGGTCAAAGAAAGAAGTGTAG
- a CDS encoding CoA-acylating methylmalonate-semialdehyde dehydrogenase has translation MTEILKNYINGEWKASGSDGEDVYNPADGAVIAHTPHSTFADVNDAVQAARDAYQSWRKTPVPKRARVMYTFHELLVEHHEELAELLTKENGKTYKDAHGEVLRGIENVEFASGAPDLMKGEMLPDIASGIDSGMYRYPVGVVGGITPFNFPMMVPCWMFPLAIACGNTFVLKPSERTPLLAQRLAELLEESGVPKGVFNIVNGAKDVVNGLLEHKDVDAISFVGSEPVAKHVYQTASQHGKRVQALGGAKNHAIVLNDANLDKTVQGVINGAFGSAGQRCMATSVCVVQEDIADAFVSKLKDACDQLTIGDGLDENVDLGPVIRDSHLQKVHNYIELGEEQKATLTRDGRKDVEKNTDGFYLGATIFDHVNTDMTIWKEEIFAPVLSIIRVKDLDEAIALTNESDFGNGSVLYTESGSAVQQYRDDIEVGMLGVNVNVPAPMGFFPFSGWKNSFYGDLHTNGRDGVEFYTRKKMLTSRWFS, from the coding sequence ATGACTGAGATATTAAAAAATTATATCAATGGTGAATGGAAAGCATCCGGAAGTGATGGAGAAGATGTCTATAATCCTGCAGATGGAGCGGTCATTGCGCATACCCCTCATTCAACGTTTGCAGATGTCAATGATGCCGTCCAAGCTGCTCGAGATGCTTATCAATCTTGGCGAAAAACACCGGTGCCAAAACGAGCAAGAGTCATGTACACTTTTCATGAATTGCTTGTTGAGCACCATGAAGAACTTGCCGAGTTGCTTACCAAAGAAAACGGAAAAACGTATAAAGATGCACACGGGGAAGTCCTGCGCGGTATCGAGAACGTAGAATTTGCTTCCGGTGCGCCTGATTTAATGAAGGGCGAAATGTTGCCGGATATCGCCAGCGGCATTGATTCAGGCATGTATCGGTATCCCGTTGGTGTTGTCGGTGGTATTACACCTTTCAACTTTCCGATGATGGTGCCTTGTTGGATGTTTCCATTAGCTATTGCTTGCGGGAACACATTTGTGTTGAAACCATCGGAACGAACACCTCTTTTAGCACAACGATTAGCTGAACTTTTAGAAGAATCCGGTGTACCAAAGGGCGTCTTCAATATTGTAAACGGTGCCAAAGATGTGGTGAACGGATTATTGGAGCATAAGGATGTCGATGCCATTTCTTTTGTCGGCTCTGAACCTGTCGCCAAACATGTTTACCAAACGGCGTCACAGCACGGCAAACGTGTGCAGGCACTCGGCGGCGCCAAAAACCACGCGATCGTCCTTAACGATGCGAATCTCGATAAAACAGTGCAAGGCGTAATTAATGGGGCATTTGGAAGTGCCGGGCAACGGTGCATGGCAACATCGGTCTGTGTTGTTCAGGAAGATATCGCGGATGCATTCGTTTCCAAACTGAAAGACGCGTGTGATCAACTAACCATCGGTGATGGGCTTGATGAAAACGTGGACTTGGGACCGGTGATACGTGATAGCCATTTACAAAAGGTTCATAACTATATTGAACTGGGCGAGGAACAAAAAGCGACGTTGACCCGTGATGGACGTAAGGATGTGGAAAAAAACACGGATGGTTTTTATTTAGGGGCTACGATCTTTGATCATGTAAATACAGATATGACGATTTGGAAAGAAGAAATTTTTGCGCCTGTTCTTAGTATTATTCGAGTGAAAGATCTTGATGAGGCGATCGCCTTGACCAATGAATCGGATTTCGGCAACGGCTCCGTTCTTTACACGGAAAGCGGGTCGGCCGTCCAGCAATACAGGGATGATATTGAAGTCGGGATGCTCGGGGTCAATGTAAATGTGCCGGCACCTATGGGTTTCTTTCCGTTTTCAGGCTGGAAAAACTCCTTTTACGGGGACTTGCATACAAACGGACGGGACGGCGTAGAATTTTACACCCGCAAGAAAATGCTCACCAGTCGTTGGTTTAGTTAA